One Stenotrophomonas sp. SAU14A_NAIMI4_5 DNA segment encodes these proteins:
- a CDS encoding nucleotidyltransferase domain-containing protein has product MPNMGIQAANASPTGPIGLADALFTQTQQRVLALLFGQDRRDFSISELISGSGAGSGAVQREVAKLVASGLVEQRKVGNQKRYRAFAGSPIHAELVALVHKTMGLAQPLREALQPLQDQIALAFVFGSVAKRTDSAHSDIDLMLVSDTLGYAELMAVIDPLEDRLGRPVNPTLYTHDELHDRLRKGNAFLQRVLEQPKVWVIGGKDDLAIAESGRGG; this is encoded by the coding sequence ATGCCCAATATGGGTATTCAAGCTGCCAATGCGTCTCCCACCGGCCCCATCGGGCTGGCCGACGCGCTGTTCACCCAGACCCAGCAACGGGTGCTGGCCCTGCTGTTCGGGCAGGATCGTCGTGACTTCAGTATTTCCGAGCTGATCAGCGGCAGCGGTGCCGGCTCTGGCGCCGTGCAGCGCGAAGTGGCCAAGCTGGTCGCAAGCGGCCTGGTCGAGCAACGCAAGGTCGGCAACCAGAAGCGCTATCGCGCGTTTGCCGGCTCGCCCATCCATGCCGAGCTGGTGGCGCTGGTGCACAAGACCATGGGTCTGGCGCAGCCGCTGCGCGAGGCGTTGCAACCGTTGCAGGACCAGATTGCACTGGCCTTCGTCTTCGGTTCGGTGGCCAAGCGCACGGACAGCGCGCACAGCGACATCGATCTGATGCTGGTCTCCGATACGCTGGGCTATGCTGAGTTGATGGCCGTCATCGATCCCCTTGAAGATCGCCTCGGACGGCCGGTGAACCCGACGCTGTACACGCATGACGAACTGCATGATCGCCTGCGCAAGGGCAATGCCTTTTTGCAGCGTGTTCTCGAACAACCCAAGGTGTGGGTGATTGGAGGAAAGGATGACCTCGCCATTGCAGAATCTGGTCGGGGCGGGTAA
- a CDS encoding DUF6602 domain-containing protein: MTHAAVMDGSRLRSYWSAEVAALLDTYTNFERLMPSATGIGSANHGEDGRYVEALITSCLKRHLPKGLEILNGFILRPAVITGTHDASRQGQDDKHSTQLDIVVYDSERYPTFQRFNDTAIVLPEGVVAVVSVKKHLRPADVTKQLKTLRDVAQLCSLEDHAGTAIRGPFLALVGMRACDSMAADGEKAMSRIKDAYSPISDLKFDEMVGFVGALGSWSITKRRPAGAGAGKARFQRFKHPDKKDAHLALQFLLSGILSVYYEGSRGRGKRPGYTAFESGNHGVEEQIDYAALR, translated from the coding sequence ATGACCCACGCGGCAGTGATGGATGGATCTCGCCTACGGAGCTACTGGTCCGCAGAAGTAGCAGCTTTGCTGGACACCTATACCAATTTCGAACGCCTGATGCCTTCTGCTACAGGAATTGGGTCTGCGAATCACGGCGAGGATGGCCGCTATGTGGAAGCACTGATCACATCCTGTCTAAAGCGCCATCTCCCGAAAGGACTGGAGATTCTGAATGGATTCATTCTTCGCCCTGCCGTCATAACTGGAACCCACGATGCCAGTCGCCAAGGCCAGGACGACAAGCATTCAACGCAATTGGATATTGTGGTGTACGACTCGGAGCGGTATCCCACATTCCAGCGATTCAATGACACTGCCATCGTGCTTCCAGAGGGTGTCGTAGCCGTCGTATCGGTGAAGAAGCATTTGCGGCCTGCCGATGTTACGAAGCAATTGAAGACGCTTCGCGATGTTGCGCAGTTGTGCAGTTTGGAGGATCACGCGGGTACCGCCATTCGAGGCCCATTTCTGGCTCTGGTTGGAATGCGCGCCTGTGACTCGATGGCCGCCGATGGTGAAAAGGCCATGAGCAGAATCAAGGATGCCTACTCACCGATCAGCGATCTGAAGTTTGATGAGATGGTGGGATTCGTGGGAGCTCTGGGAAGCTGGAGTATTACAAAGCGGAGACCAGCTGGTGCGGGTGCCGGCAAAGCCCGCTTTCAGCGATTCAAGCATCCAGACAAGAAGGATGCGCACCTGGCGCTGCAGTTCCTGCTCAGTGGAATCCTGAGCGTCTACTACGAGGGAAGTCGAGGGCGAGGAAAGCGGCCTGGGTACACCGCGTTCGAATCCGGCAACCATGGCGTCGAAGAACAGATCGACTACGCCGCACTGAGGTGA
- a CDS encoding DUF2065 family protein, which yields MKDLFAAVCLVAVLEGLLLFVAPLAWKRMAERLLDLPSPALRSFGGLVLLAGLSLLWWARH from the coding sequence ATGAAAGATCTGTTCGCGGCCGTCTGCCTGGTGGCCGTGCTCGAAGGCCTGCTGCTGTTCGTCGCCCCGCTGGCCTGGAAGCGCATGGCCGAGCGCCTGCTGGACCTGCCCAGCCCGGCCCTGCGCAGCTTCGGCGGCCTGGTGCTGCTGGCCGGCCTGAGCCTGCTGTGGTGGGCACGGCACTGA
- a CDS encoding L,D-transpeptidase, translated as MAFRCVVPFVLILALSPAFAQNPAANLPAPIAERAGPDIAARSPLHAQVLLDRANFSSGQIDGEVGSNQRRAVSGFQAAHGLTVTGELDDATWNALQADANAPLASYTLTAEDVAGPFQPVPKGPAAQAKLKALGYGSVEESLGERFHASPELLKALNPDVDLGKAGSRIQVPNIAPAPLPKAAKVVVDKSDSTLQLLDAAGKVIAQVPVSSGSQHDPLPIGEWKILGVYRDPPFHYNPKLFWDARKGEKKATLPPGPNNPVGRVWIDLSKPHYGLHGTPEPGHVGKTESHGCVRMTNWDALRVADAVDASVPVVMQE; from the coding sequence ATGGCATTCCGGTGTGTCGTTCCCTTCGTCCTGATCTTGGCCCTATCACCGGCGTTTGCCCAAAACCCAGCCGCCAACCTGCCCGCGCCCATCGCCGAACGCGCGGGACCAGACATCGCCGCACGCTCGCCACTGCACGCGCAAGTCCTGCTGGATCGCGCCAATTTCTCGTCCGGCCAGATCGACGGCGAGGTGGGCAGCAACCAGCGCCGCGCCGTGTCCGGCTTCCAGGCCGCGCACGGGCTGACCGTCACCGGCGAACTGGACGATGCCACCTGGAATGCATTGCAGGCCGATGCCAACGCACCGCTGGCCAGCTACACGTTGACCGCCGAGGACGTGGCCGGTCCATTCCAGCCGGTGCCGAAGGGGCCCGCCGCACAGGCCAAGCTGAAGGCGCTGGGCTACGGCAGCGTGGAAGAGTCGCTAGGCGAGCGCTTTCATGCCTCGCCCGAGCTGTTGAAGGCGCTCAACCCCGACGTCGACCTGGGCAAGGCCGGCAGCCGCATCCAGGTGCCGAACATTGCGCCGGCACCGCTGCCGAAGGCAGCGAAGGTGGTGGTCGACAAATCCGATTCCACCCTGCAGCTGCTCGATGCAGCGGGCAAGGTGATCGCGCAGGTGCCGGTGTCGTCGGGCAGCCAGCATGATCCGCTGCCAATCGGTGAATGGAAGATCCTCGGCGTGTACCGCGACCCGCCCTTCCACTACAACCCGAAGCTGTTCTGGGATGCGCGCAAGGGCGAGAAAAAGGCCACGCTGCCGCCGGGCCCGAACAATCCCGTGGGCCGGGTCTGGATCGACCTGTCCAAGCCGCATTACGGCCTGCACGGCACGCCCGAGCCCGGCCATGTCGGCAAGACCGAATCACATGGCTGCGTGCGCATGACCAACTGGGATGCGCTGCGCGTGGCCGATGCGGTGGATGCCTCGGTACCCGTCGTGATGCAGGAGTGA
- a CDS encoding RHS repeat-associated core domain-containing protein, whose product MADVWESMNHRTFRIREHEKRIRKLGLVGPWLFYVLLIGLGLSPSAAGQTTVTYIHTDALGSVVAESDANGNVIKRYDYEPYGAVVGGQVDDGPGYAGHVSDSATGLSYMQQRYMDPQLGVFLSVDPVTAYEQPLGQFNRYRYANGNPYRFIDPDGRDALDAARGFVDGMSSNFLAIPSLAQQQQVDWTPQPFGGLGGNAGNVDYAIGRGAANALTTAMDVLSGGAAGAGASGRRAGAEALAEARAARNALAGELAPLKGRAPATVTAGYNVKTGEVAARACGGGTCAEGHVAKALGGNKADIRFTEAIRPRTGAEVPVCVSCEAEYGRGAFPKEARFQRDELTK is encoded by the coding sequence ATGGCTGACGTTTGGGAGAGCATGAACCATCGGACATTCCGCATCCGAGAGCATGAAAAGCGGATCCGGAAGCTCGGCCTAGTTGGTCCATGGTTGTTCTATGTGCTGCTGATTGGACTTGGTCTATCACCATCCGCTGCAGGCCAAACCACGGTGACGTACATCCACACTGATGCTTTGGGCTCAGTTGTGGCTGAGAGCGATGCCAACGGCAATGTGATCAAGCGCTATGACTACGAGCCGTATGGCGCAGTCGTCGGCGGTCAGGTTGACGATGGCCCGGGGTACGCGGGGCATGTAAGCGACTCGGCAACAGGGCTGAGCTACATGCAGCAGCGCTACATGGATCCACAACTAGGCGTGTTTCTGTCAGTAGATCCGGTTACGGCGTATGAGCAGCCTCTGGGGCAGTTCAATCGATACCGCTATGCGAACGGGAATCCTTACAGGTTCATCGATCCAGATGGACGTGACGCCTTGGACGCTGCACGCGGGTTTGTAGATGGCATGTCAAGCAACTTTCTTGCGATCCCGAGCCTTGCACAACAACAACAGGTGGATTGGACGCCACAGCCATTTGGAGGACTGGGCGGAAACGCAGGGAATGTTGACTACGCTATCGGCAGAGGCGCCGCCAACGCGTTGACTACTGCAATGGATGTCCTGTCTGGTGGAGCGGCCGGAGCGGGAGCTTCAGGTCGTCGTGCAGGGGCTGAAGCGCTGGCAGAGGCGCGTGCAGCGCGCAATGCCTTGGCTGGAGAGCTTGCACCCCTCAAGGGCCGGGCCCCAGCAACGGTGACTGCTGGTTACAATGTAAAAACGGGAGAAGTTGCAGCTCGCGCTTGTGGTGGAGGAACATGCGCCGAAGGGCATGTCGCAAAGGCATTGGGTGGCAACAAGGCCGACATCCGGTTTACTGAGGCAATCCGACCGAGAACGGGTGCGGAAGTTCCTGTCTGCGTAAGCTGTGAGGCAGAGTACGGCAGAGGAGCCTTCCCGAAGGAAGCCAGATTCCAGAGAGATGAATTGACAAAATGA
- the hflK gene encoding FtsH protease activity modulator HflK, with translation MAWNTPGGNKGGQGPEDNRRGPFGSRGGGNGGGWGGLPGPLKDLFDGGILRWVAAAVVLLVLFSSFQLIGEQQRGVVLRFGQFSRILTPGPNFKLPWPIESVTKVNATEIKTFSIQVPVLTRDENIVNVSLNVQYRIDDPQTYLFGTFNADQVLEQSAQSAVREEVGRADLNSVLNNRGPLAVAAEERLQALLRAFKTGLTVTGLTLQDARPPEEVKPAFDEVNGAQQVKERLINEAQAYAAKVVPEARGQASRARTTAEGYKQAVVSKAEGDAQRFSLLQAQYKDAPEVTRKRLWLETVQQVLSENRKVIGGDGRQLIYVPMTGDTRPGASAPAPVPNPDVVMPSLPGTATEVSRDPGRPVARPTGRPSGREEGSR, from the coding sequence ATGGCCTGGAATACACCCGGCGGCAACAAGGGCGGACAAGGCCCCGAGGACAATCGACGCGGGCCGTTCGGGTCGCGTGGCGGTGGCAATGGTGGTGGCTGGGGCGGTCTGCCCGGGCCGCTGAAGGATCTGTTCGATGGCGGCATCCTGCGTTGGGTGGCGGCGGCGGTGGTGTTGCTGGTGCTGTTTTCCAGCTTCCAGCTGATCGGCGAACAGCAGCGTGGCGTGGTGCTGCGCTTCGGCCAGTTCTCGCGGATCCTGACCCCGGGCCCGAACTTCAAGCTGCCGTGGCCGATCGAGTCGGTCACCAAGGTCAATGCCACCGAGATCAAGACCTTCTCGATCCAGGTGCCGGTGCTGACCCGCGACGAGAACATCGTCAACGTCTCGCTCAACGTGCAGTACCGCATCGATGACCCGCAGACCTACCTGTTCGGTACCTTCAACGCCGACCAGGTGCTGGAGCAGTCCGCGCAGAGTGCGGTGCGCGAGGAAGTCGGCCGTGCCGACCTCAATTCGGTGCTGAACAACCGCGGCCCGCTGGCCGTGGCCGCCGAGGAGCGCCTGCAGGCGCTGCTGCGCGCGTTCAAGACCGGCCTCACCGTGACCGGCCTGACCCTGCAGGACGCCCGTCCGCCGGAGGAGGTCAAGCCGGCCTTCGACGAGGTCAACGGTGCCCAGCAGGTCAAGGAACGCCTGATCAACGAAGCCCAGGCCTACGCCGCCAAGGTCGTGCCGGAAGCCCGAGGCCAGGCCTCGCGTGCCCGTACCACTGCCGAAGGCTACAAGCAGGCCGTGGTGTCCAAGGCCGAGGGTGACGCACAGCGCTTCAGCCTGCTGCAGGCCCAGTACAAGGACGCCCCGGAAGTGACCCGCAAGCGCCTGTGGCTGGAAACCGTCCAGCAGGTGCTGAGCGAGAACCGCAAGGTGATCGGTGGCGATGGTCGCCAGCTGATCTACGTGCCGATGACCGGCGACACCCGTCCGGGCGCCTCGGCCCCGGCCCCGGTGCCGAATCCGGATGTGGTGATGCCGTCGCTGCCGGGTACCGCAACCGAAGTTTCCCGTGATCCGGGCCGGCCGGTGGCCCGCCCGACCGGGCGTCCGAGCGGCCGTGAGGAGGGCAGCCGATGA
- a CDS encoding adenylosuccinate synthase produces the protein MGQSVVVLGAQWGDEGKGKIVDLLTEEIGAVVRFQGGHNAGHTLVINGKKTVLHLIPSGILRDDALCLIGNGVVISPAALQKEIAELEASGVEVRSRLKISPAAPLIMPYHIALDQARERAAGGKAIGTTGRGIGPAYEDKVARRGIRIADLHYPKQLEELLRTALDYHNFVLTKYLNTDAVDFQKTFDEALAFGEYVQPMKSDVAGILHDLRKQGKRVLFEGAQGALLDIDHGTYPYVTSSNTTVGGALAGSGVGADSIDYVLGIAKAYATRVGGGPFPTELDDEIGQGIRDRGAEYGASTGRPRRCGWMDIVALKRAVAINGISGLCITKLDVLDGMEKLKVCIAYEYNGKRTEYAPLDAQGWEDCTPVYLEFPGWSENTHGITNWDELPPAARAYLRSLEELAGCPISIVSTGPDRDHTMVLQDPFA, from the coding sequence ATGGGTCAGTCTGTCGTAGTGTTGGGTGCCCAGTGGGGCGATGAAGGCAAGGGCAAGATCGTCGATCTGCTCACCGAGGAAATCGGCGCCGTGGTGCGCTTCCAGGGTGGCCACAATGCCGGCCACACCCTGGTCATCAATGGCAAGAAGACCGTCCTGCACCTGATCCCGTCGGGCATCCTGCGTGACGATGCGCTGTGCCTGATCGGCAACGGCGTGGTCATCTCGCCGGCCGCGCTGCAGAAGGAAATCGCCGAGCTGGAAGCCTCCGGCGTCGAAGTGCGTTCGCGCCTGAAGATCTCCCCGGCCGCGCCGCTGATCATGCCGTACCACATCGCCCTGGACCAGGCGCGCGAACGCGCTGCCGGCGGCAAGGCGATCGGCACCACCGGTCGCGGCATCGGCCCGGCCTACGAAGACAAGGTGGCGCGTCGCGGCATCCGCATCGCCGACCTGCATTACCCCAAGCAGCTGGAAGAGCTGCTGCGCACGGCGCTGGATTACCACAACTTCGTGCTGACCAAGTATCTGAACACCGATGCGGTCGATTTCCAGAAGACCTTCGACGAGGCCCTGGCCTTCGGCGAATACGTGCAGCCGATGAAGTCCGACGTGGCCGGCATCCTGCACGACCTGCGCAAGCAGGGTAAGCGCGTGCTGTTCGAAGGCGCGCAGGGCGCCCTGCTGGACATCGACCATGGCACCTACCCGTACGTCACCAGCTCCAACACCACCGTCGGTGGCGCGCTGGCCGGTTCCGGCGTCGGCGCCGATTCGATCGACTACGTGCTGGGCATCGCCAAGGCCTACGCGACCCGCGTCGGCGGCGGCCCGTTCCCGACCGAGCTGGACGATGAAATCGGCCAGGGCATCCGTGACCGCGGCGCCGAGTACGGTGCTTCGACCGGTCGCCCGCGTCGCTGCGGCTGGATGGACATCGTCGCGCTGAAGCGCGCCGTGGCCATCAACGGTATCAGCGGCCTGTGCATCACCAAGCTCGACGTGCTGGATGGCATGGAAAAGCTGAAGGTCTGCATCGCCTACGAGTACAACGGCAAGCGCACCGAGTACGCGCCGCTGGACGCGCAGGGCTGGGAAGACTGCACCCCGGTGTACCTGGAGTTCCCGGGCTGGAGCGAGAACACCCACGGCATCACCAACTGGGACGAGCTGCCGCCGGCCGCACGCGCCTACCTGCGTTCGCTGGAAGAGCTGGCCGGTTGCCCGATCAGCATCGTTTCCACCGGCCCGGACCGCGACCACACCATGGTCCTGCAGGATCCGTTCGCCTGA
- a CDS encoding protease modulator HflC, which yields MRSSIWIAVVVAALLALLGSVYVVREDQTAMVLNLGKVVRSDIKPGLHFKVPVVETVRVFDRRFQVLDTAPARYFTAEQKDVSVDFFAIGYISNVGDYFRATGGDPRVANARLAPIITDSLRNQINSRTLQQLVSGDRSELIAEQLKGINEAVSGLGMQMIDLRIKQVDLPTDSQVINDVYERMRAQRKQEAAKLRAEGEEQSLTIRAQADRDSTVLIAEAERDAQRLRGEGDADAARIYGKAGSADPSFYAFYRSLEAYRGSMTDGNGVIVLDKNDPFLQYLKNDR from the coding sequence ATGAGAAGTTCTATCTGGATTGCCGTCGTCGTGGCGGCCCTGCTGGCCCTGCTGGGTTCGGTGTACGTGGTCCGTGAGGACCAGACCGCCATGGTCCTGAACCTGGGCAAGGTGGTGCGTTCGGACATCAAGCCGGGCCTGCACTTCAAGGTGCCGGTGGTGGAAACCGTGCGCGTGTTCGACCGCCGCTTCCAGGTGCTGGACACGGCACCGGCGCGTTACTTCACCGCCGAGCAGAAGGACGTCAGCGTCGATTTCTTCGCCATCGGCTACATCTCCAACGTGGGCGACTACTTCCGTGCCACCGGTGGTGACCCGCGCGTGGCCAATGCCCGCCTGGCGCCGATCATCACCGACTCGCTGCGCAACCAGATCAACTCGCGCACCCTGCAGCAGCTGGTATCCGGCGACCGCAGCGAGCTGATCGCCGAGCAGCTGAAGGGCATCAACGAAGCGGTGTCCGGGCTGGGCATGCAGATGATCGACCTGCGCATCAAGCAGGTCGACCTGCCCACCGACAGCCAGGTGATCAACGACGTGTACGAGCGCATGCGCGCACAGCGCAAGCAGGAAGCCGCCAAGCTGCGCGCCGAGGGCGAGGAGCAGTCGCTGACCATCCGTGCCCAGGCCGACCGTGACAGCACCGTGCTGATCGCCGAAGCCGAGCGCGATGCCCAGCGCCTGCGCGGTGAAGGCGATGCCGATGCGGCCCGCATCTACGGCAAGGCCGGCTCGGCCGACCCGTCGTTCTACGCATTCTACCGCAGCCTGGAGGCCTACCGTGGCTCCATGACCGACGGCAACGGCGTGATCGTCCTGGACAAGAACGACCCGTTCCTGCAGTACCTCAAGAACGACCGCTGA
- a CDS encoding M23 family metallopeptidase, whose protein sequence is MRLSQLILLGVLLGLGAGWWLRRDAGEPVAVTLSATQPAAVAAKPSAATHVDAAPPTPPASAADAPAGLLLPVQGIQASQLRDTFTDARSEGRVHDAIDIMADAGTPVLAVADGAVEKLFDSERGGLTIYQFEPSGRWCYYYAHLQRYADGLAEKQLIKRGEVIGYVGSTGNASADAPHLHFEVHVLGPEKQWWKGESINPYPLLQAGR, encoded by the coding sequence ATGCGTCTTTCGCAGCTGATCTTACTGGGCGTGCTGCTGGGGCTGGGTGCCGGCTGGTGGCTGCGCCGCGATGCGGGTGAGCCGGTGGCGGTCACGCTGTCGGCTACGCAACCTGCGGCAGTGGCTGCGAAGCCGTCAGCAGCAACGCACGTGGATGCGGCGCCTCCCACGCCGCCTGCCAGCGCTGCGGATGCGCCAGCCGGCCTGCTGCTGCCGGTGCAGGGCATCCAGGCCTCGCAGCTGCGCGACACCTTCACCGATGCACGCAGCGAGGGCCGCGTGCACGATGCCATCGACATCATGGCCGACGCCGGCACGCCGGTGCTGGCGGTGGCCGATGGCGCGGTGGAAAAACTGTTCGACAGCGAGCGCGGCGGACTGACGATCTACCAGTTCGAGCCCAGCGGACGCTGGTGCTACTACTACGCCCACCTGCAGCGCTATGCCGACGGGCTGGCGGAAAAGCAGCTGATCAAGCGCGGTGAAGTGATCGGCTACGTCGGCAGCACCGGCAACGCCAGCGCCGATGCCCCGCACCTGCATTTCGAGGTACATGTGCTGGGGCCGGAGAAGCAATGGTGGAAGGGCGAATCGATCAACCCGTATCCGTTGCTGCAGGCGGGGCGCTGA
- a CDS encoding methyl-accepting chemotaxis protein: MNYLRNVRVAWRLGLGFGLLLLLVAAVVTTGATATAVQKRAMQQVVEVSVAKVRLLSEMLDANNQMMVVRREMLIRQGDAREADEQRIADLVKRYETSWTAYQALPGDADGKAMGEAIAAMRAVARPLNKQTSELMEQGDFPGAIALTLGPVQEAANGWNKALADGVAFEEKESREAAAEAIRLGERSLLQLLVLGGVALLVGIAASVMIGRSLTGPLARAVQLAQRLSKGELDQSFHLGGRDELTQLGEAMGSVRQSVQAAIGAQLQMAEQHEAGAIGYRMDASAFPGDFGRMVQATNSLVESHVQVELLMAEVMQRYAIGDLSRDLPQYPGEKGAFTRTLAAVKQSLMAISAQIDTLARAAGAGDFSVRGDAEAFQFQYRAMVEHLNAMMASSQASIADVSDVLRAISHGNLTARMDGDYEGVFARMRDDANTTTAQLTGIVRGIQVAADSINNAAQELAAGNSDLSRRTEQQAANLEEAAASMEELTSTVRQNADLARQADSEAHAAGAAVRETEQAMAQMATVMGEIDQSSARISEISTVIDGIAFQTNILALNAAVEAARAGEQGRGFAVVASEVRTLAQRAGVAAKEIKELIEDAAAKVQSGLAVTVQSEAAIARLAHASSRTNQLMSDIAAASKEQAAGIEQVNQVVVQMDQVTQQNAALVEEATAASRALEEQANALTTSVSVFQIEQDGAARAVVARAA, from the coding sequence ATGAACTACTTGAGGAATGTCAGGGTCGCCTGGCGTCTTGGCCTTGGCTTTGGCCTTCTGCTGCTGCTGGTGGCTGCCGTGGTCACCACCGGCGCCACGGCCACGGCCGTGCAGAAGCGCGCGATGCAGCAGGTGGTCGAGGTCAGCGTGGCCAAGGTACGGCTGTTGTCGGAAATGCTCGATGCGAACAACCAGATGATGGTCGTGCGCCGCGAGATGCTGATCCGCCAGGGTGACGCGCGCGAGGCCGACGAGCAGCGCATCGCCGACCTGGTCAAGCGCTATGAAACCAGCTGGACCGCCTACCAGGCACTGCCCGGCGATGCCGACGGCAAGGCGATGGGCGAGGCCATCGCGGCCATGCGTGCGGTCGCGCGCCCGCTCAACAAGCAGACCAGCGAACTGATGGAACAGGGCGATTTCCCCGGCGCCATCGCGCTGACCCTGGGCCCGGTGCAGGAGGCCGCAAATGGCTGGAACAAGGCGCTGGCCGATGGCGTGGCCTTCGAGGAAAAGGAAAGTCGCGAGGCGGCCGCTGAAGCGATCCGTCTCGGCGAGCGCAGCCTGCTGCAGCTGCTGGTGCTGGGCGGCGTAGCGCTGCTGGTCGGCATCGCCGCCTCGGTGATGATCGGCCGCAGCCTGACCGGCCCGCTGGCGCGTGCGGTGCAGCTGGCGCAGCGGCTCTCCAAGGGTGAGCTGGACCAGTCCTTCCACCTGGGTGGCCGCGATGAACTGACCCAGCTGGGCGAGGCCATGGGCAGCGTGCGGCAGAGCGTGCAGGCCGCCATCGGCGCGCAGCTGCAGATGGCCGAGCAGCACGAGGCCGGTGCCATTGGCTACCGCATGGATGCCAGCGCCTTCCCCGGCGATTTCGGCCGCATGGTGCAGGCCACCAACAGCCTGGTGGAATCGCACGTGCAGGTGGAACTGCTGATGGCCGAAGTCATGCAGCGCTACGCGATCGGCGATCTCAGCCGCGACCTGCCGCAGTACCCTGGCGAGAAGGGCGCGTTCACCCGCACCCTGGCCGCGGTGAAGCAGAGCCTGATGGCGATCAGCGCCCAGATCGACACGCTGGCCCGGGCCGCCGGCGCGGGCGATTTCAGCGTGCGCGGCGATGCCGAGGCGTTCCAGTTCCAGTATCGCGCGATGGTCGAACACCTCAACGCGATGATGGCCAGTTCGCAGGCCAGCATCGCCGATGTCTCCGACGTGCTGCGCGCGATCTCGCACGGCAACCTGACCGCGCGCATGGACGGTGACTACGAGGGTGTGTTCGCCCGCATGCGCGACGATGCCAACACCACCACCGCGCAGCTGACCGGCATCGTCCGTGGCATCCAGGTGGCGGCCGACAGCATCAACAACGCCGCGCAGGAACTGGCCGCCGGCAACAGCGATCTCTCGCGCCGTACCGAACAGCAGGCAGCGAATCTGGAAGAAGCCGCCGCTTCGATGGAAGAGCTGACCTCCACTGTGCGCCAGAACGCCGACCTGGCCCGCCAGGCCGACAGCGAAGCGCATGCGGCCGGTGCAGCCGTGCGCGAAACCGAGCAGGCCATGGCGCAGATGGCAACGGTGATGGGCGAGATCGACCAGTCGTCGGCGCGCATCTCGGAGATCTCCACGGTGATCGACGGCATCGCGTTCCAGACCAACATCCTGGCGCTGAACGCTGCGGTGGAAGCGGCGCGTGCCGGTGAGCAGGGCCGTGGTTTTGCCGTGGTCGCCAGTGAAGTACGCACTCTGGCGCAGCGTGCGGGTGTGGCCGCCAAGGAGATCAAGGAACTGATCGAGGATGCCGCCGCCAAGGTGCAGAGCGGGCTGGCCGTGACCGTGCAGTCCGAAGCGGCGATCGCCCGTCTGGCCCACGCCAGTTCACGCACCAACCAGCTGATGAGCGATATCGCTGCGGCCAGCAAGGAACAGGCCGCGGGCATCGAACAGGTCAACCAGGTGGTGGTGCAGATGGACCAGGTGACCCAGCAGAACGCGGCTCTGGTGGAAGAGGCGACCGCGGCCAGCCGCGCGCTGGAAGAGCAGGCCAACGCGCTGACCACCTCGGTGTCGGTGTTCCAGATCGAGCAGGACGGTGCAGCCCGCGCCGTGGTGGCGCGCGCGGCCTGA